In Paralcaligenes sp. KSB-10, the following are encoded in one genomic region:
- a CDS encoding Spx/MgsR family RNA polymerase-binding regulatory protein has product MKTIKLYGLRKCSTCVKAMNWLDQHGQAYVFSDYRDQPIAAQHLKDWARELGGWEKLVNRASLTWRNLPGERKEPGTDAQWLALIAEFPALIKRPVAVDAGGSVSVGFSEKKYGQLFG; this is encoded by the coding sequence ATGAAGACGATAAAATTGTATGGCCTGCGCAAATGCAGTACGTGTGTGAAGGCGATGAACTGGCTGGATCAGCATGGTCAGGCCTATGTATTCAGCGATTACCGGGATCAGCCCATCGCGGCGCAGCACCTGAAGGACTGGGCGCGCGAACTGGGCGGCTGGGAAAAACTGGTCAATCGGGCTTCGCTGACCTGGCGTAATCTTCCCGGCGAACGCAAGGAGCCTGGTACGGATGCGCAATGGCTGGCGCTCATCGCCGAGTTCCCCGCGTTGATCAAGCGGCCGGTCGCCGTTGATGCGGGCGGTTCGGTCAGTGTCGGTTTCTCCGAAAAGAAGTACGGCCAATTGTTTGGCTGA
- a CDS encoding 3-deoxy-D-manno-octulosonic acid kinase has translation MGSTTIRDLALNHGAMRFDSSRLAHAGPSVFDPAAADNRAVPVQVGGRQAAWFTQGEFGAGVLRQYRRGGMIARLSRDRYCWTGAERTRSFAEFGLLRYMRERGLAVPAPLAAAYWRNGFTYRTAILVERIATVQTLAKVLEQPSHEAVARAIFAMHQAGVWHADLNAYNILLDEGGKAWLIDFDRGHRRGVSSRQRRANLLRLRRSLDKVAGPAGVAYWEELDHVYWRMAR, from the coding sequence ATGGGCAGCACGACTATCCGGGATCTGGCCTTGAATCATGGGGCGATGCGGTTCGATTCCAGCCGCCTTGCTCATGCGGGGCCATCCGTTTTTGATCCGGCTGCGGCCGATAATCGGGCGGTGCCGGTTCAGGTGGGCGGGCGACAGGCAGCCTGGTTTACACAGGGCGAATTTGGCGCGGGCGTGCTGCGGCAGTATCGCCGTGGCGGCATGATTGCGCGTCTCAGCCGCGATCGCTATTGCTGGACAGGTGCCGAGCGCACACGGTCGTTTGCGGAGTTTGGACTCTTGCGGTACATGCGTGAACGAGGCCTGGCCGTGCCGGCTCCGTTGGCGGCCGCCTATTGGCGCAACGGCTTCACATATCGCACGGCAATCCTGGTTGAACGCATTGCCACTGTGCAAACGCTGGCAAAGGTGCTGGAGCAGCCCAGTCATGAAGCGGTGGCCCGCGCCATCTTTGCCATGCATCAGGCGGGCGTCTGGCATGCCGACCTGAATGCCTATAACATTCTGCTCGACGAGGGGGGAAAGGCGTGGCTGATCGATTTCGACCGTGGGCATCGGCGCGGCGTATCGTCCAGACAAAGGCGGGCTAATTTGTTGCGCTTGCGCCGCTCCCTCGATAAAGTGGCCGGGCCGGCCGGTGTGGCCTATTGGGAAGAGCTTGACCACGTGTATTGGCGGATGGCGCGCTAG
- a CDS encoding ABC transporter permease produces the protein MHGKWLAGIRPGVLALRRDWSSGELRLLLLALVVAIAAVSSVGFLADRVGAALGRDSGQMLGGDIALEADAPIPQSFMEQAGKAGLAYVRTLQFPSMVSGRQGSQLASLKAVAPGYPLRGALRLQGAAAGKEVVVHDVPDLGSVWVDPQILGALGLGLGDSLEVGDSVLKISGIVSYEPDRGMRFINVAPRVLMRIEDVPKTGLIAPGSRVKYGFLVAGESAAVKGYGAWLDGHLERGQKLNTVGSARPEIQKALDRAHQFLVLVALLTVMVAAIAIALAARRFSLRHRDGIAVMRCMGASQSQLSRMLWVEFALLALLASFVGIAIGFAAHLGLVSVVASWLDTSLPASSWTPALQGMATGLVLLLGFALPPLAALRRVAPARVLRRETAMWQPRNGVSYGLGLAAFCILALWFSGDLRMSAIVTAGFVLAFGAFALCAYAGIWALGLLRHRLNGRPALRFALAGMARRKGLVVTQVCALSMGLMVLLLLALTRTDLLQGWQNTVPADAPDTFLINIQPDQRAAVATRLQQGGVASIVLSPMVRGRLVSINRRPVTGSDYAEDRAKRLVDREFNLSYQDQLPSDNRIQSGRWLDSNKNEVSIESGLADALGIKLGDELGFDVAGQTVDVRVSSVREVKWDSFQANFFALLSPRALKDAPTTYITAFRIPAAAPDLVQKLVHEFPNLTVFDVRAILRQVQHVLDQVIQAVQLLFLFTVFAGILVLGAALFSTRDERIQEVALLRSLGASARQLRQAQRVELVLVGVVAGLLAAAGAVAVAWVLADKVFDFELSFPWWPWLGGIVLGVTSASAGGAIALRGVLTTPPLALLREVP, from the coding sequence ATGCATGGAAAGTGGCTTGCGGGCATTCGCCCAGGAGTGCTGGCGCTGCGGCGCGACTGGAGCTCGGGCGAGTTGCGGCTGCTCCTGCTGGCTCTGGTCGTTGCGATCGCGGCGGTAAGCAGCGTCGGATTCCTGGCCGACCGGGTCGGCGCGGCCCTGGGGCGCGATTCCGGCCAGATGCTGGGGGGCGACATTGCCCTGGAGGCCGATGCGCCCATTCCTCAATCTTTTATGGAGCAAGCCGGCAAGGCGGGGTTGGCGTATGTGCGAACCTTGCAATTCCCGTCCATGGTCAGCGGCCGGCAGGGTTCGCAACTGGCTTCTCTCAAGGCCGTGGCCCCGGGTTATCCCTTGCGTGGCGCACTGCGGCTTCAAGGGGCTGCGGCAGGCAAGGAGGTCGTTGTGCACGACGTGCCGGACTTGGGTTCGGTTTGGGTCGATCCCCAAATTCTGGGCGCGCTGGGCCTTGGGCTTGGCGATTCACTGGAAGTGGGTGACTCGGTATTGAAAATAAGCGGTATCGTCAGCTATGAGCCGGACCGCGGCATGCGGTTCATCAATGTGGCGCCACGCGTCTTGATGCGTATCGAAGATGTGCCGAAAACCGGCCTGATTGCACCGGGTAGCCGTGTCAAATACGGTTTTCTGGTGGCCGGCGAGAGCGCTGCCGTCAAGGGCTATGGGGCGTGGCTCGATGGACACCTTGAGCGCGGGCAGAAACTCAATACCGTGGGCTCGGCCAGGCCCGAGATCCAGAAGGCACTGGATCGTGCGCACCAGTTCCTGGTATTGGTGGCTTTGCTCACTGTAATGGTCGCTGCAATTGCGATTGCGCTGGCGGCACGCCGGTTCAGTTTGCGACATCGCGATGGTATTGCCGTCATGCGCTGCATGGGTGCTTCGCAGTCTCAATTGAGCCGGATGCTATGGGTCGAGTTTGCCCTGCTGGCCCTGCTGGCTTCCTTCGTTGGAATTGCCATCGGTTTTGCGGCTCACCTGGGCCTGGTATCTGTCGTCGCATCCTGGCTGGATACCAGCTTGCCTGCGTCGTCCTGGACGCCCGCGCTGCAAGGAATGGCAACCGGCCTGGTATTGTTGCTGGGTTTTGCGCTGCCGCCGCTTGCCGCTTTGCGCCGGGTTGCTCCGGCCCGTGTCCTGCGGCGCGAAACGGCGATGTGGCAGCCGCGCAATGGCGTGTCCTATGGGCTTGGCCTGGCGGCTTTTTGTATCCTGGCGCTGTGGTTTTCAGGCGATTTGCGCATGAGCGCCATTGTGACAGCAGGTTTTGTGCTGGCGTTTGGTGCCTTTGCTCTATGCGCCTATGCCGGAATCTGGGCGCTGGGCTTGCTGCGCCATCGCCTGAATGGCCGTCCAGCCCTGCGTTTTGCCTTGGCAGGCATGGCTCGCCGCAAAGGCCTTGTTGTGACCCAGGTCTGTGCACTGTCCATGGGGCTGATGGTCTTGCTGCTGCTGGCGCTTACGCGCACCGATTTGCTGCAGGGCTGGCAGAACACGGTGCCTGCGGATGCGCCTGATACTTTTCTGATCAATATCCAGCCTGACCAGCGTGCGGCGGTGGCGACTCGGCTGCAGCAGGGAGGCGTGGCTTCAATAGTGCTGTCGCCCATGGTGCGCGGCCGGTTGGTGTCGATTAACCGGCGGCCCGTCACCGGCAGCGATTATGCCGAGGATAGGGCCAAGCGCCTGGTGGATCGCGAATTCAATTTGTCGTACCAGGATCAGTTGCCGTCCGACAATCGCATCCAATCGGGGCGTTGGCTCGATTCGAATAAAAATGAGGTTTCCATAGAAAGCGGCCTGGCCGACGCCCTGGGTATAAAGCTGGGCGACGAGCTCGGATTCGATGTGGCGGGCCAGACGGTCGATGTCAGGGTCAGCAGCGTGCGCGAAGTGAAATGGGATTCCTTTCAGGCCAATTTTTTTGCGCTTTTGAGCCCGAGGGCGTTGAAAGATGCCCCCACCACGTACATCACCGCCTTCCGGATTCCCGCCGCGGCACCGGATCTGGTCCAAAAGCTGGTGCACGAATTTCCCAACCTTACGGTATTTGATGTCCGGGCAATTTTGCGGCAGGTTCAGCATGTGCTCGATCAAGTCATTCAGGCCGTGCAATTGCTGTTCTTGTTCACCGTTTTTGCCGGTATTCTGGTGCTGGGCGCTGCACTGTTTTCCACACGCGACGAGCGTATCCAAGAGGTTGCCCTGCTGCGCTCCCTTGGCGCGAGTGCGCGTCAGTTAAGGCAGGCCCAGCGCGTGGAACTGGTGCTGGTGGGGGTCGTGGCTGGATTGCTGGCCGCGGCCGGTGCCGTGGCAGTGGCGTGGGTACTGGCGGACAAGGTGTTCGACTTCGAGCTGTCGTTCCCGTGGTGGCCGTGGCTTGGCGGTATCGTATTGGGTGTTACAAGCGCCAGCGCCGGGGGGGCTATCGCCCTGCGGGGTGTACTGACTACTCCGCCCCTGGCTCTTCTCAGAGAGGTGCCGTGA
- a CDS encoding sulfite exporter TauE/SafE family protein: MEWYIVGLGCLLSGALIGFTGGVLGIGGGLLAIPLLGLVLNMPQQAAQGTALVMVLPAVLLTVRKYNQRAKIDLRAAAAGAAGSILFTWIGAKIALGIDPTLLRRTYAVFILGIAIFYFQQSRRKTAPSRPAAPCRNAGDFHKGWFALVGVFAGLAGGVFGVGGSVLAVPFLTTYFRLPQTSAQALALTMIIPGTTVALFTYTAHGQADWPIGIPLAIGSIFFVPYGVRFAYALPEPRLKRIFSLMLLVIIFLLLIKA, translated from the coding sequence GTGGAGTGGTACATAGTTGGCTTGGGTTGTCTGCTTTCGGGCGCCCTGATCGGTTTTACCGGAGGTGTATTGGGCATAGGCGGTGGCTTGCTGGCTATCCCCTTGCTGGGCCTGGTGCTGAATATGCCGCAGCAGGCAGCGCAAGGCACCGCCCTGGTCATGGTCCTGCCCGCGGTGCTCCTGACGGTGCGCAAATACAATCAGCGCGCCAAGATCGATTTGCGTGCGGCGGCGGCAGGTGCCGCGGGCTCCATCCTGTTCACCTGGATAGGCGCAAAAATTGCCCTGGGTATCGACCCCACGCTGCTGCGGCGTACCTATGCGGTGTTCATCCTTGGCATTGCGATTTTTTATTTCCAGCAGAGCCGGCGCAAGACCGCGCCCTCCCGGCCTGCCGCGCCGTGCCGCAATGCCGGCGATTTTCATAAGGGATGGTTCGCGCTGGTAGGTGTTTTTGCGGGATTGGCCGGCGGGGTGTTCGGTGTGGGCGGCTCGGTTTTGGCAGTACCATTTCTAACAACGTATTTCCGCCTGCCGCAGACGTCGGCCCAGGCGCTGGCCTTGACCATGATCATTCCCGGTACAACCGTCGCGCTGTTTACGTATACGGCTCACGGGCAGGCCGACTGGCCCATAGGAATTCCGCTGGCGATAGGCAGTATTTTCTTTGTGCCTTACGGGGTCAGGTTTGCCTATGCGCTACCCGAACCGCGTCTGAAGAGGATATTTTCCCTGATGCTGCTTGTGATAATTTTTTTACTGCTGATCAAGGCCTGA
- the radA gene encoding DNA repair protein RadA, with translation MAKSKTSYVCNECAGTSLKWAGKCPHCGAWNSLQESLDSGLPVHRFAPLAGASPIRSLAEIEARELPRQPSGLPEFDRVLGGGLVAGAVVLIGGDPGIGKSTLLLQALVSLSKVANVLYVTGEESAEQVALRARRLDLACGDVNLLAEIRLEAIVAALTEQRPSVAVIDSIQTLYSSELTAAPGSVSQVRECAAQLTRLAKQTGISIVMIGHVTKDGSLAGPRVLEHIVDTVLYFEGDTHSSFRLVRAFKNRFGAVNELGVFAMTDKGLRGVSNPSALFLSQHDQDVAGSCVMATQEGTRPLLVEIQALVDSAHVPNPRRLSVGLEATRLAMLLAVLHRHAGVATFDQDVFVNAVGGVKITEPAADLAVVLAIMSSLRNRPLPKGLIVFGEIGLAGEIRPAPRGQERLREAAKLGFGVALVPKANAPKQPIEGLEIWAVDRVDAAIDRLR, from the coding sequence ATGGCCAAATCAAAAACCTCATACGTCTGTAATGAATGCGCAGGAACCAGCCTGAAATGGGCGGGCAAATGCCCCCATTGCGGCGCCTGGAATTCGCTCCAGGAGTCGCTCGATTCAGGCTTGCCCGTACACCGCTTTGCTCCCTTGGCGGGTGCCAGTCCCATACGCAGCCTGGCCGAAATCGAAGCCCGCGAACTGCCGCGCCAGCCTTCGGGCCTTCCTGAGTTCGACCGGGTATTGGGCGGCGGTCTGGTGGCCGGTGCCGTGGTGTTGATCGGCGGCGATCCGGGCATAGGCAAATCGACGCTTTTGCTGCAGGCCCTGGTGTCCCTCTCCAAGGTGGCCAATGTTCTGTATGTGACGGGGGAAGAGTCCGCCGAGCAAGTAGCCTTGCGCGCCAGGCGTCTCGACCTGGCCTGCGGCGATGTCAATCTGCTGGCTGAAATCCGCCTTGAAGCGATAGTGGCTGCATTGACCGAACAGCGGCCCAGCGTGGCGGTCATCGATTCGATCCAGACTCTGTATTCCAGCGAGCTCACCGCGGCTCCCGGCTCGGTGTCGCAAGTACGGGAATGCGCCGCGCAACTGACGCGCCTGGCCAAGCAGACCGGTATTTCCATCGTCATGATCGGGCACGTCACCAAAGATGGCTCTTTGGCCGGGCCTCGTGTACTGGAACACATTGTCGATACTGTGCTGTATTTCGAAGGGGACACGCACTCGTCGTTTCGCCTGGTTCGAGCATTCAAGAACCGCTTTGGCGCGGTCAATGAACTGGGCGTATTCGCCATGACCGACAAGGGCCTGCGCGGGGTCAGCAATCCGTCCGCCTTGTTCCTGTCGCAGCACGATCAGGATGTGGCGGGGTCTTGCGTGATGGCTACGCAAGAGGGCACGCGGCCATTGCTGGTTGAAATCCAGGCGCTGGTCGACAGCGCGCATGTGCCCAATCCGCGCCGGCTGTCGGTGGGCCTCGAGGCCACGCGTCTGGCCATGTTGCTGGCCGTGCTGCACCGGCATGCCGGGGTGGCCACCTTCGACCAGGATGTGTTTGTCAATGCGGTGGGCGGAGTCAAAATTACCGAACCCGCCGCCGATCTGGCGGTTGTGCTGGCCATCATGTCGTCTCTGCGCAACCGGCCATTGCCCAAAGGCCTGATCGTTTTCGGGGAAATCGGCCTGGCCGGCGAGATCCGGCCCGCTCCTCGAGGCCAGGAGCGCTTGCGCGAGGCGGCGAAACTGGGTTTTGGCGTGGCGCTCGTGCCCAAGGCCAATGCACCCAAACAGCCTATCGAAGGCCTGGAAATCTGGGCGGTGGACCGGGTGGACGCCGCCATAGATCGCTTGCGATAG
- a CDS encoding SDR family oxidoreductase — MKDKCVLVTGATKGIGWAITRRLADLGCHVVGLARHTQEIDFPGYLYSCDLQNAGETEDILRVIREKYPVDAVVNNVGVVRPELLGEIDLASLYQVFDLNVRVAVQVAQAFVPSMKARKEGRIVNICSRAIHGSASRTSYSAAKSALIGCTKTWALELAEYGITVNAISPGPIETELFRADRPVGSEGEKKALASIPMGRLGQPAEVAAAVTFLLSDEAGFITGQVLGVDGGGSLGGR, encoded by the coding sequence GTGAAAGATAAATGTGTGCTGGTTACCGGAGCAACCAAAGGAATAGGCTGGGCCATTACCCGGCGGCTGGCCGACCTGGGCTGCCATGTAGTCGGTCTGGCGCGGCATACGCAAGAGATCGACTTCCCCGGCTATCTTTATTCTTGCGATTTGCAGAATGCGGGCGAAACCGAAGACATACTGCGCGTCATACGTGAAAAGTACCCTGTCGACGCCGTGGTGAATAACGTGGGTGTGGTCCGGCCCGAGCTGCTGGGCGAGATCGATCTGGCATCCCTGTACCAGGTCTTCGACCTGAATGTGCGGGTCGCCGTGCAGGTGGCGCAGGCCTTCGTGCCCTCCATGAAGGCGCGCAAGGAAGGCCGTATCGTGAATATCTGTAGCCGGGCGATTCACGGCTCGGCGTCGCGAACCAGCTATTCGGCCGCCAAGAGCGCGCTTATCGGCTGTACCAAAACCTGGGCGCTGGAATTGGCCGAGTACGGGATTACCGTCAATGCCATCTCGCCCGGCCCGATCGAAACCGAGCTGTTTCGCGCCGATCGGCCCGTGGGCAGCGAGGGCGAGAAAAAAGCCCTCGCATCGATTCCCATGGGGCGCCTGGGGCAGCCGGCCGAAGTCGCCGCAGCCGTTACTTTCCTGCTATCGGATGAAGCGGGTTTCATTACCGGGCAGGTATTGGGTGTAGATGGCGGCGGTAGCCTGGGCGGCCGCTGA
- the alr gene encoding alanine racemase: MPRPIAARISLSALSHNLHVVANQLCPADAAPACPRPLVWAVIKANAYGHGLLNAVGAFAQADGLAMLDLNEAVRCREAGWAKPILLLEGFFEAADIPVLDRHQISITVHNQEQLDMLRSATPRRPIDAMIKLNTGMNRLGFSGAQYRDAYQQATGLQQKGVLGALGKMTHFARADDDALATREQIQYFNETTKGLPGKISLCNSAATLTPGLWSSSFEPVEQWVRPGICLYGASPFDNKAAHDFGLRPAMTLSAALISVRAVSAGSGVGYGHVFTAPHAMSVGVVACGYADGYPRHAPTGTPICVGGVTTRLIGRVSMDMLAVDLTHVPQAQVGTEVVLWGEGGPSVDDVAQSAGTIGYELLCALAPRVPVTVF; encoded by the coding sequence ATGCCACGTCCTATAGCGGCACGCATTTCATTGTCTGCATTAAGTCACAATCTGCACGTTGTGGCCAATCAATTATGTCCGGCCGATGCTGCGCCGGCTTGCCCCCGCCCTTTGGTATGGGCCGTTATCAAGGCGAACGCCTACGGACACGGGCTTCTTAACGCTGTTGGGGCTTTCGCGCAGGCCGACGGCCTGGCCATGCTGGATCTGAACGAAGCCGTGCGCTGCCGCGAAGCGGGCTGGGCCAAACCCATTCTACTGCTGGAAGGCTTTTTCGAGGCAGCCGATATTCCCGTTCTCGATCGACACCAAATCTCCATTACCGTGCACAACCAGGAGCAGCTCGATATGCTGCGCTCGGCAACTCCCCGCCGGCCCATCGATGCCATGATCAAATTGAATACGGGCATGAACCGGCTGGGGTTTTCGGGCGCTCAATATCGCGACGCCTACCAGCAGGCGACTGGCCTGCAACAGAAGGGTGTGCTGGGGGCTTTGGGCAAAATGACGCATTTTGCCCGAGCCGACGACGACGCATTGGCAACCCGCGAACAAATACAGTATTTCAATGAAACCACCAAGGGCTTGCCGGGTAAGATCAGCCTGTGCAATTCAGCCGCCACGCTGACACCCGGCTTGTGGTCATCCAGTTTCGAGCCCGTAGAACAGTGGGTGCGCCCCGGTATTTGCCTGTACGGAGCCTCTCCCTTCGACAACAAGGCGGCACACGACTTCGGTTTGCGGCCGGCCATGACGCTCAGCGCCGCGCTGATCAGCGTGCGCGCCGTATCGGCGGGTTCCGGCGTGGGTTATGGGCATGTTTTTACGGCGCCGCACGCCATGTCCGTCGGTGTGGTGGCTTGTGGGTACGCCGATGGCTATCCGCGTCATGCGCCCACGGGAACCCCGATCTGTGTCGGCGGGGTGACAACCCGCTTGATCGGACGGGTTTCCATGGATATGCTGGCTGTCGACCTGACGCACGTGCCGCAAGCCCAGGTAGGCACGGAAGTAGTATTGTGGGGCGAGGGCGGGCCTTCGGTCGACGACGTTGCGCAATCTGCCGGAACCATTGGTTATGAGTTATTGTGCGCCCTGGCCCCCAGGGTACCCGTGACGGTCTTTTGA